ACCGCGGCGTCGTGACGATCAACGAACTGCCCGACCTCGCCGAGCGCATCCAGGTCGCGCTGCTCAACGTCATGGAGGAGCGCGACATCCAGGTCCGCGGCTACACGCTGCGGCTGCCGCTGGACGTCCTGCTGGTCGCCAGCGCGAACCCCGAGGACTACACGAACCGCGGGCGCATCATCACCCCGCTCAAGGACCGCTTCGGCGCCGAGGTGCGCACGCACTACCCGCTGCGCCTGGAGGACGAGCTGCGCGTCATCCGCCAGGAGGCGGTGCTCGACTGGCCCGGCACCCCCGTCGTCGTGCCCGACCACCTCCTGGAGGTGATCGCCCGCTTCACCAGGGCGGTGCGCGAGTCGCCCCAGATCGACGCCCGCTCCGGCGTCTCGGCCCGCTTCGCCATCGCCGCCGCCGAGACCGTGGCCGCCTCGGCCGTGCGCCGGGCCGCGGTGACCGGTGAGGGGCTGGCCGTGGCCCGGGTGGTCGACCTGCCGGCGGTGGTCCCCGTCTCCCTGGGCAAGGTCGAGTTCGACCAGCTCGAGGAGGGCCGGGAGCTGGAGCTGCTCCAGCACCTGCTGCGCCGGTCGGTGGCCGAGACCTGGCGGGCCCGGCTGGGCGGGTCCGACCTGTCGGGGCTG
The window above is part of the Actinomycetota bacterium genome. Proteins encoded here:
- a CDS encoding sigma 54-interacting transcriptional regulator; amino-acid sequence: DEGDDLPISWRHRSERYAEKLATPDTSVADLIGDVDPVKVAEGRSLGDPETIHYGLVPRAHRGVVTINELPDLAERIQVALLNVMEERDIQVRGYTLRLPLDVLLVASANPEDYTNRGRIITPLKDRFGAEVRTHYPLRLEDELRVIRQEAVLDWPGTPVVVPDHLLEVIARFTRAVRESPQIDARSGVSARFAIAAAETVAASAVRRAAVTGEGLAVARVVDLPAVVPVSLGKVEFDQLEEGRELELLQHLLRRSVAETWRARLGGSDLSGLLHRFDEGGTVETGDLVPAGDLLARVGPVPGLAQLLRRLGDDHGAETPGLAAAALEFAMEGLHLAKRLAKEELPGRTVYGG